Proteins encoded together in one Kutzneria kofuensis window:
- a CDS encoding DUF3558 domain-containing protein: MGSPMLGKFGLLGCGVVIAGCLTACGSSSIAGEPGPNTSLALSGDAKWAGVDPCSLLTVDELRQNGVKTLGKPLNVAGETGCDFLSDSDVIGRAINVTKSSNSPDSYLSRPGDFVYIESNSVNGRPGFQTRISKSNDECSQYIAVGSGVVSVATTRDRSGDPCGAALTLAQLIEPRLPK, translated from the coding sequence GTGGGCTCACCGATGCTAGGAAAATTCGGGCTGCTCGGGTGCGGTGTTGTCATCGCCGGCTGTCTGACCGCGTGCGGTTCCTCGTCGATTGCCGGCGAGCCGGGTCCCAATACCTCCCTCGCCTTGTCGGGTGACGCGAAGTGGGCCGGTGTCGACCCGTGTTCGCTCCTCACCGTCGATGAGTTGCGCCAGAACGGCGTCAAGACGCTCGGGAAGCCGCTGAACGTGGCGGGCGAGACCGGCTGTGACTTCCTCAGCGATTCCGATGTCATCGGCCGCGCGATCAACGTCACCAAGTCATCCAACTCCCCGGATTCCTACTTGAGCCGCCCCGGCGACTTTGTCTACATAGAGTCGAATTCGGTCAACGGGCGACCGGGTTTCCAGACCCGGATCTCGAAGAGCAACGACGAGTGCTCCCAGTACATCGCCGTCGGCTCCGGTGTCGTGTCCGTCGCCACCACCCGCGACCGATCCGGCGACCCCTGCGGTGCCGCCCTCACGCTCGCGCAGCTGATCGAGCCCCGTCTGCCGAAGTAG
- a CDS encoding DUF3558 domain-containing protein, with amino-acid sequence MTKSFRVVVGIGLITVSGVFLAACNNGVSGDPGPATGASTSANSGGDAALNKLDPCTLLTTQELQQYQVRTKGEPMNSSDEQGCDFLGSPDSLSRGINLTKSKDSVADYVRRKDSYVKFATNSVNGRDAAQVQISASNTECSQIIAVGSGTVSVAVTGDKSGDPCGDALQIAKVVEPRLPK; translated from the coding sequence GTGACCAAGTCTTTTCGTGTCGTGGTCGGGATCGGTTTGATCACGGTCTCCGGCGTTTTTCTTGCCGCCTGCAACAATGGCGTTTCCGGGGATCCGGGTCCGGCGACCGGTGCGAGTACGTCGGCGAATTCCGGTGGCGACGCCGCGCTGAACAAGCTGGACCCGTGCACCCTGCTCACCACCCAGGAGTTGCAGCAGTACCAGGTGCGGACCAAGGGTGAGCCAATGAACTCGTCGGACGAGCAGGGCTGTGACTTCCTCGGTTCGCCGGACAGTCTCTCCCGGGGGATCAACCTCACGAAGTCGAAGGACTCCGTCGCGGACTATGTGCGCCGGAAGGACTCCTACGTCAAGTTTGCGACGAACAGCGTGAACGGCCGCGACGCCGCCCAGGTGCAGATTTCCGCATCGAACACGGAATGCTCGCAGATCATCGCAGTCGGGTCTGGCACCGTGAGTGTCGCCGTGACCGGTGACAAATCGGGCGATCCGTGTGGGGACGCGCTGCAGATCGCGAAAGTCGTCGAGCCGCGGCTGCCGAAGTAA